A genomic region of Arachis hypogaea cultivar Tifrunner chromosome 5, arahy.Tifrunner.gnm2.J5K5, whole genome shotgun sequence contains the following coding sequences:
- the LOC140173259 gene encoding uncharacterized mitochondrial protein AtMg00810-like produces the protein MVGSTSCHTPLPSTVKLSAFGSAKFHDPALYRSLIGSLQYLTITRPEISFSVHKLAQFVQTPLECHWKMVKRMLRYLSGTANYGLNLKKENSMSITAYSDSAWAGDPDDRKSTSGYCVFLGSN, from the coding sequence ATGGTAGGATCCACTTCCTGCCATACTCCATTACCCTCCACAGTCAAGTTATCAGCTTTTGGTAGTGCAAAATTTCATGATCCAGCCCTTTACAGGTCCCTGATTGGCAGCCTACAATACTTGACTATAACAAGACCTGAAATATCCTTTAGTGTACACAAGCTGGCACAGTTTGTTCAAACTCCATTGGAATGTCATTGGAAAATGGTAAAAAGAATGCTGAGGTATTTGAGTGGAACTGCAAACTATGGGTTGAATCTGAAGAAAGAAAACTCTATGTCAATCACTGCTTATAGTGATTCGGCCTGGGCTGGGGATCCTGATGATAGGAAATCCACCAGTGGCTATTGTGTGTTCTTGGGATCAAACTGA